The following proteins come from a genomic window of Desulfonatronum thioautotrophicum:
- a CDS encoding ABC transporter transmembrane domain-containing protein — translation MGTNVMKTEPRVTQRTLFSWVYKRHIKLQLLLLVIICITVASRVLPLELQKNIINDAIGMRNVDLLLLYSGLYIGFVVLAGALKYVINLLQTYIGQQTLRAMRRDLFNHIISLPLPFFRKTPPGSVINSTVTELNPVGEFIGQAISTPLVNILTFLSIVGFMFYLNPVLAAMSMVIYPATLILLPWLQRRMNNANRRRINSNQAISGVIGESIGGVQEIHANASFRLEDRKFKKYLDALYKNTFAVNVYKFGIKFHNNFFQSLGPFILFLVGGYMAIQGRMDIGAIVAFLSAYEKLYDPWKELMEYYQTYQDSRVRYSQVMNYYDTIPAYLALPAGRDPHKMNGRIDIQNLSYEVNGNIRLLDRINLSIQPGEMVGLVGFSGSGKSTLALCIAQIYSYTGGSLKIDGRELEQLTKADMAVNMGMVAQHPFIFEGTLQDNLLYSCEAQRLQGKACFDQDKELDRIIEMVQQVGLYLDVLSFGFRFTLDPEQDEKMVGHILHARAMFLKTYSQQLEGDFEPFNPDRYILGQTVAQNLVFGCSAKPGFTLDTLSTNPLLLEFLDKQGLTTPLTELGYAVAARTVDVITSLGKGQELFADSAIPEEDFEEYAELVRRVEPDDLARLVEKDQRRLVKLSLDFIAASNSMAQISSELMQRIVACRPVFREQAESLAPGVFQFYNEADYIPSESILGNILFGVARTDVAGAEERIKQRVMQALIEEDVLDRVLEYGLRFNVGSQGDRLSGGQRQKVALARVFLKRPPILILDEATAALDNASQARIQHLLERNFKGKSTVISVAHRLDILKGYDKIAVLKSGSILEIGSYAELIAKKGAFYELAHGR, via the coding sequence ATGGGGACCAACGTAATGAAAACCGAACCTCGGGTCACGCAACGCACGCTCTTTTCGTGGGTCTATAAACGCCATATCAAGCTGCAACTGCTCCTGCTGGTGATCATCTGCATCACCGTCGCCTCCAGGGTTCTGCCCCTGGAGTTGCAAAAGAACATCATCAACGACGCCATCGGGATGCGCAATGTCGACTTGTTGCTGCTCTATTCCGGGCTGTACATCGGCTTTGTCGTCCTGGCCGGAGCCCTGAAATACGTCATCAACCTGCTGCAAACCTACATCGGGCAACAGACCTTGCGGGCCATGCGCCGCGATCTGTTCAACCACATCATCTCCCTGCCCCTGCCGTTTTTCCGCAAAACCCCTCCGGGCTCGGTCATCAACTCCACGGTCACCGAACTCAACCCGGTGGGTGAATTCATCGGGCAGGCCATCTCCACTCCTCTGGTGAATATCCTGACGTTTCTGTCCATTGTCGGATTCATGTTCTATCTCAACCCTGTGCTGGCCGCAATGAGCATGGTCATCTACCCCGCGACCCTGATCCTGCTCCCCTGGCTGCAGCGCCGAATGAACAACGCCAACCGCCGGCGGATCAATTCCAACCAGGCCATCAGCGGGGTTATCGGGGAGTCCATCGGCGGGGTTCAGGAAATTCACGCCAATGCCAGTTTTCGGCTGGAGGACCGCAAGTTCAAAAAATATCTGGATGCGTTATACAAGAATACCTTTGCCGTGAACGTCTACAAATTCGGCATCAAATTTCACAACAATTTCTTTCAGAGCCTCGGCCCGTTCATCCTGTTCCTGGTGGGCGGCTACATGGCCATTCAGGGGCGGATGGACATCGGGGCCATCGTGGCCTTCCTCTCGGCGTATGAAAAGCTTTACGATCCCTGGAAGGAACTGATGGAATACTATCAGACCTATCAGGACAGCCGGGTTCGCTACTCCCAGGTCATGAACTATTACGATACGATACCGGCCTACCTGGCCCTGCCGGCGGGTCGTGATCCCCACAAGATGAACGGCCGGATCGACATCCAAAACCTGAGCTACGAGGTCAATGGCAACATCAGGCTTCTGGACAGGATCAACCTGTCCATCCAGCCCGGTGAGATGGTCGGGCTGGTGGGTTTCTCCGGGTCGGGCAAGTCCACCCTGGCTCTGTGCATCGCCCAGATCTACTCCTATACAGGCGGTTCCCTGAAAATCGACGGTCGCGAACTGGAACAGCTGACCAAGGCGGACATGGCCGTGAACATGGGCATGGTGGCCCAACATCCGTTCATCTTTGAAGGCACTTTGCAGGACAATCTGCTCTACTCTTGCGAGGCGCAGCGTCTGCAAGGCAAGGCCTGCTTTGACCAGGATAAGGAACTGGATCGAATCATCGAGATGGTCCAGCAGGTAGGCCTCTATCTGGACGTGCTCAGCTTTGGCTTCCGCTTTACCCTGGATCCGGAACAGGATGAGAAAATGGTCGGCCATATTCTGCATGCCCGGGCCATGTTCCTGAAAACCTACAGCCAGCAACTGGAAGGGGATTTCGAGCCCTTCAATCCGGACCGGTACATCCTCGGCCAGACAGTCGCCCAGAATCTGGTTTTTGGCTGCTCGGCAAAACCCGGCTTCACCCTGGACACCCTTTCCACCAATCCTCTGCTTCTGGAATTTCTGGATAAACAGGGACTCACCACCCCGCTGACGGAGCTGGGATATGCCGTCGCCGCCCGGACCGTGGACGTGATCACCTCCCTGGGCAAAGGGCAGGAACTGTTCGCCGACTCTGCCATACCGGAAGAAGATTTCGAGGAATACGCCGAGCTTGTACGCCGGGTTGAACCTGATGACCTCGCGCGGTTGGTGGAGAAGGATCAACGCAGGCTGGTCAAGCTGAGTCTCGATTTTATCGCGGCGAGCAACTCCATGGCCCAAATTTCTTCGGAACTGATGCAGCGCATCGTGGCCTGCCGCCCAGTGTTCCGGGAACAGGCCGAATCCCTCGCTCCGGGTGTTTTTCAGTTCTATAACGAGGCGGACTATATCCCCTCTGAATCCATCCTGGGCAACATCCTGTTCGGTGTTGCCCGGACCGACGTGGCCGGGGCCGAGGAGCGGATCAAGCAACGGGTGATGCAGGCACTCATCGAGGAAGACGTCCTGGATCGGGTTCTGGAATACGGATTGCGGTTCAATGTCGGCAGCCAGGGAGACCGACTCTCCGGCGGCCAGCGCCAGAAAGTGGCCCTGGCCCGCGTCTTTCTCAAGCGTCCCCCGATTTTGATCCTGGACGAAGCCACCGCGGCCCTGGACAATGCATCGCAGGCCCGCATCCAGCACCTGCTGGAGCGCAACTTCAAGGGTAAAAGCACCGTGATCTCCGTGGCCCATCGCCTGGACATCCTCAAGGGCTACGACAAGATCGCCGTGCTCAAATCCGGATCTATTCTTGAAATTGGCAGCTATGCCGAACTCATCGCTAAAAAGGGAGCATTTTATGAACTCGCCCATGGACGCTAA
- a CDS encoding ATP-binding protein, translating to MSEHLMAYIITAQRGSIAGMAEIIQKMGRELEWSEKCIYQLNLALDEIISNTMEYGYAVPGTHRIEIFLELDGTLLKMKIKDNAAPFNPLEKAAPELDKPPLQRERCVGGMGIHIMKTMMDAVRYRYEHGQNVLELEKNLEKATSCITRPVVGPGQGGTE from the coding sequence ATGTCGGAACACCTGATGGCGTATATCATCACCGCTCAGCGCGGTTCCATTGCCGGTATGGCGGAAATTATTCAGAAAATGGGCCGGGAATTGGAGTGGTCGGAGAAGTGTATCTATCAGCTCAATCTGGCCCTGGATGAGATCATCAGCAATACCATGGAATACGGTTATGCCGTGCCGGGAACGCATCGCATTGAAATTTTTCTGGAACTGGATGGGACTTTGCTCAAGATGAAGATCAAGGACAATGCCGCGCCCTTCAACCCACTGGAGAAGGCCGCGCCCGAACTGGATAAGCCGCCCCTACAGCGGGAGCGCTGTGTGGGGGGAATGGGCATCCACATCATGAAAACCATGATGGATGCGGTTCGCTACCGGTATGAACATGGGCAGAATGTTCTGGAGTTGGAAAAGAACCTGGAAAAAGCCACATCATGTATCACCCGTCCCGTGGTCGGTCCTGGCCAGGGTGGAACTGAGTAA
- a CDS encoding STAS domain-containing protein has translation MKLEQTTRDGVVVFSVKGRLDGSTAGEFEQSVLAVLENGTTRIIFDCNGLDYINSTGLRVLVMAYQRLHGREGRIAVCSLKDYIQEVFTISGYDQIFALHQDCSEALRRLRDDD, from the coding sequence ATGAAGTTGGAGCAGACAACGAGGGATGGCGTTGTTGTTTTTTCGGTCAAGGGACGGCTGGACGGCAGCACTGCCGGCGAGTTTGAGCAATCGGTGCTGGCGGTTCTGGAAAATGGAACCACAAGGATCATCTTCGATTGTAACGGGCTGGACTATATCAACAGCACCGGTTTGCGGGTCCTGGTCATGGCCTACCAGCGACTGCACGGTCGGGAAGGTCGAATAGCCGTCTGCTCGTTGAAAGATTATATTCAGGAGGTCTTCACTATTTCCGGTTACGACCAAATTTTTGCCTTGCATCAGGACTGTTCCGAGGCATTGCGGCGGTTGCGGGACGATGACTGA
- a CDS encoding SpoIIE family protein phosphatase produces MLESLSVWELGRIIFIPLAAAYLLRLVLIHRLVDPLPPLERSRRQFRIELSLLVGVGLTIAVFNLVFMDFPLVRSGMKVVLGFLAFGLFQSLDMTLERERQVIGQAKHLGFGHAPPATLFPLTRRFLYLTILLTFLVSAILILVIIHDLRWLSASAMGQDDISMLVRAVIIEILFVMGVMMALVINLILSYTKNLGLLLDNQTSVLERVSQGDLSDYVPAVTNDELGFIAGHTNQMLEGLREHLRITRGLEVAREIQSTLLPAASPEVPGLDIAGASIPCEAITGDYFDYFHTRDGEHLAVLVGDVSGHGVGSALIMASVRSLIRLRVTLPGSLAECMADVNRMMTRDTFGSGRFMTLFCLVINTRDFQLHWSGAGHDPAIVYSPSTGKFTELPGIGLPLGVRENSRYAVASRNRLEPGAVILLGTDGIWETMNDQGRLFGKDRLRAAIRKHAAESAQELLDAITRDVAAFRGEHSQKDDITMVVVKMAERLNSADSAITATQN; encoded by the coding sequence CTGCTCGAGTCGCTCTCGGTCTGGGAGCTGGGTCGGATCATCTTCATTCCCCTTGCCGCCGCGTATCTGCTGCGGCTGGTCCTGATCCATCGGCTGGTCGATCCACTTCCTCCCCTGGAACGCTCCCGTCGCCAGTTCAGGATCGAGCTCTCCCTACTCGTCGGCGTCGGCCTGACTATCGCCGTGTTCAACCTCGTTTTCATGGATTTCCCGCTGGTGCGCAGCGGGATGAAAGTGGTCCTGGGCTTTCTCGCCTTTGGACTGTTCCAGTCCCTGGACATGACGTTGGAACGCGAACGGCAGGTCATCGGCCAAGCCAAACACCTGGGATTCGGTCATGCCCCCCCCGCGACACTCTTTCCCTTGACACGACGTTTTCTCTACCTGACGATTTTACTGACATTCCTCGTCTCGGCCATCCTGATCCTGGTGATCATCCACGATTTACGCTGGCTTTCGGCCAGTGCCATGGGCCAGGACGACATTTCCATGCTCGTGCGGGCGGTGATCATTGAAATCCTTTTTGTCATGGGCGTCATGATGGCCCTGGTCATCAACCTGATCCTCTCGTATACCAAAAATCTCGGGCTGCTCCTGGACAACCAGACTTCGGTCCTGGAGCGGGTCAGCCAGGGAGATCTCAGCGACTATGTCCCAGCCGTGACCAATGATGAACTGGGGTTCATCGCCGGCCACACCAACCAGATGCTCGAGGGACTGCGGGAGCATCTGCGAATCACCCGTGGCCTGGAGGTGGCCAGGGAAATCCAATCCACACTTCTGCCTGCGGCCTCTCCCGAGGTTCCCGGCCTGGACATTGCCGGCGCGAGCATTCCCTGCGAGGCCATTACCGGAGATTATTTCGACTATTTCCACACACGGGACGGGGAGCACCTTGCCGTGCTTGTCGGAGACGTCAGTGGCCACGGGGTCGGCTCGGCCTTGATCATGGCCTCGGTCCGTTCCCTGATCCGGCTTCGGGTCACCCTTCCGGGTTCTCTGGCTGAATGCATGGCTGACGTCAACCGCATGATGACCCGGGATACCTTCGGCTCCGGCCGATTCATGACCCTCTTCTGCCTGGTCATCAACACCCGCGATTTTCAGCTCCATTGGTCCGGCGCGGGCCATGATCCGGCCATTGTTTACTCTCCGTCCACTGGCAAATTCACGGAACTGCCAGGCATCGGGCTGCCCCTGGGCGTTCGGGAGAACAGCCGGTATGCGGTTGCCTCCCGCAACAGACTGGAACCCGGCGCGGTCATCCTTTTGGGCACCGACGGCATCTGGGAAACCATGAATGATCAGGGCCGACTCTTCGGCAAGGACCGCCTCCGTGCTGCCATTCGGAAGCATGCCGCGGAATCCGCCCAGGAACTGCTGGATGCGATAACCAGGGACGTGGCCGCGTTTCGCGGCGAGCATTCTCAAAAGGACGACATCACCATGGTAGTGGTCAAAATGGCTGAACGTCTGAATTCCGCTGACTCGGCGATCACGGCCACACAGAACTGA
- a CDS encoding PqqD family protein, whose amino-acid sequence MPQSPDMKAAETSSPASRKEALAFRPVRSKDVQEHPQPNGIIRLSYPTTMKPWFGKWAQKFGKWDGRPMVKQLELDEMGGLAWSLINGQNTVQQIIDAFIREYGLERKEAELSVTAFIKELGRRGIVGLR is encoded by the coding sequence ATGCCACAATCCCCCGACATGAAGGCGGCTGAAACATCCTCCCCTGCATCCCGCAAGGAAGCTCTGGCGTTTCGCCCCGTGCGCAGCAAGGATGTTCAGGAACATCCGCAGCCCAATGGGATCATTCGGCTGAGCTATCCGACGACTATGAAGCCCTGGTTTGGGAAATGGGCGCAGAAGTTCGGCAAGTGGGACGGCAGGCCGATGGTCAAACAGCTGGAGCTGGATGAAATGGGAGGGCTGGCCTGGAGTCTGATCAACGGACAAAATACCGTGCAGCAGATCATCGACGCCTTCATCCGGGAGTACGGCTTGGAGCGCAAGGAGGCGGAACTTTCCGTGACCGCCTTCATCAAGGAACTGGGGCGCAGGGGGATCGTTGGGCTGCGCTGA
- a CDS encoding YajQ family cyclic di-GMP-binding protein, with translation MPSFDIVSKVDLQEVDNAVNNVRKELDTRFDFRNVKTDLDLNRKEKVLHVVTGDEMKMRAIQDLLKMHFTRRKLDPRSLEFLELEATSQGRVKMDIRIKEGISKDTAQKIVKLIKSRKMKVQAAIQDEQVRVTGKQIDDLQAVINLLDQQEFDVPLQHVNMKR, from the coding sequence ATGCCGTCATTTGACATCGTCAGCAAGGTGGATCTGCAGGAAGTGGACAATGCCGTGAACAACGTCCGGAAAGAGTTGGATACGCGGTTTGATTTTCGTAACGTGAAAACGGACCTGGATCTGAACCGCAAGGAAAAGGTTCTGCATGTGGTCACCGGCGACGAGATGAAGATGCGGGCCATCCAGGATCTGCTGAAAATGCATTTCACCCGGCGCAAACTGGACCCCAGGAGCCTGGAGTTTCTGGAACTGGAGGCCACCAGCCAGGGTCGGGTGAAGATGGACATTCGGATCAAGGAGGGCATTTCCAAGGACACGGCCCAGAAGATCGTCAAGCTGATCAAGTCCCGGAAGATGAAGGTCCAGGCCGCCATTCAGGATGAACAGGTCCGGGTCACCGGCAAGCAGATCGATGACTTGCAGGCCGTCATCAATCTTTTGGACCAGCAGGAATTCGATGTGCCCTTGCAGCATGTGAACATGAAACGCTGA